One genomic window of Candidatus Nanohalobium constans includes the following:
- the cutA gene encoding divalent-cation tolerance protein CutA, translating into MHIKAVISATSKEEAEQICDQLLEEKLLAGTLIVDGDSRYHWKGEIVNETYYNIQAYTVESLKQEIIDKVREIHSDETPIIEYTEIDGNQDFLKWIEENTK; encoded by the coding sequence ATGCACATCAAAGCAGTGATCTCCGCAACATCCAAAGAAGAAGCCGAACAAATCTGCGACCAACTACTGGAAGAAAAACTCCTTGCTGGAACACTGATTGTGGATGGCGACTCACGGTACCACTGGAAAGGAGAGATCGTCAACGAAACATACTACAACATCCAAGCCTACACAGTAGAAAGCCTGAAGCAAGAAATCATAGATAAAGTAAGAGAAATTCATTCTGACGAAACACCAATCATAGAATACACAGAAATAGACGGAAACCAGGACTTCCTAAAATGGATAGAGGAAAACACGAAATAA
- a CDS encoding GNAT family N-acetyltransferase: MEAEEHDPTIDPEWTLTEEAANWYRERINQGNGFAVVAQEDQTVIGYAIGVTESAEEFRTTDTLAELETMYLQPQYRGQGIGSKLVQEFKDWAREKGADRLRVEASAENEDAIRFYQENGFEDYSVTLEEDF; encoded by the coding sequence ATGGAAGCAGAAGAACACGACCCAACAATCGACCCAGAATGGACGCTAACAGAAGAAGCAGCCAACTGGTACAGAGAAAGAATAAACCAAGGAAACGGATTTGCAGTAGTAGCACAAGAAGACCAAACAGTAATCGGATACGCAATAGGAGTCACAGAATCAGCAGAAGAGTTCCGAACCACCGACACACTAGCAGAACTCGAAACCATGTACCTCCAACCACAATACAGAGGACAAGGAATTGGTTCTAAACTAGTACAAGAATTCAAAGACTGGGCACGAGAGAAAGGCGCAGATCGATTGAGAGTAGAAGCATCAGCCGAGAATGAAGACGCTATTCGGTTCTATCAGGAAAACGGTTTTGAAGATTACTCAGTTACTCTTGAGGAAGATTTTTAG
- a CDS encoding adenosylcobalamin-dependent ribonucleoside-diphosphate reductase, giving the protein MANKVKQKSDFKLPVKRVTGDTVEERLTENAYQRILPSRYLLKNEEGETVEEPEELFERVAKNVAQPDKEYDDIDFEESWQEFFDLMSNLAFMPNSPTLMNAGAELQQLSACFVVHPEDDMDSIFSTVHDAAKIFQSGGGMGYPFHLMRPKGDRVSSTGGVSSGPLSFQQVYDTMCGTIKQGGKRRGAQMGIMKVDHPDILRFVTAKREEGNLSNFNISVGLTEDFMDAVKNDEEYTLINPRTDEPFEVAEMTAQFYNSDEEWYPEAAGSDQGKDDNFWRDFAATFGDEVQKYDIDLEPGEEMTLPARFIWECLIDGAWRNGEPGLFMYDQTNEMHSFDVEKHPEHRIEATNPCGEQPLENYEACNLGHINLSVLVDDKGDGRALSFPEWKEENSGRYNFDDQADLEAAVQEYMQEALDMERFEYVAKTGLRFLDNVVTMSDFPLEEIEETVSSLRKVGLGLMGYAQMLIQLGVRYGSDESVAIAKEIQRLITRFSIEESNRLADVRGEFSEWEKSKWANPTEHEEWFKQYTGGLDPQEFEDGLKMRNHNTVTIAPTGTTSMIGNTSGGCEPIFSLAYFKNVAKDIQGEDMLVEFDDYFIRALEANDVDVEEVKAAAQEKMENNEWEGVESIPDEVLPAHVKEIFATANQVSPAEHIDIQAAFQHHNHSGISKTCNFPNEASKDDVREAYMRAYDKGVKGMTVYRDGTRDTQVMQTNKENTLTDMDKVDMLSEVIDEFGGPEDLVQSNEFEEVVSQTGVQLQDEETENLDKEVTQEGVEADSPDQGGATEMGKSKNVKERPKVAQGTTQEIETAYGDLFVTINNSENNGPFEVFANLGKSGGYTQSFTQALGRMTSLALRSGAEGEDVIKQLDDIRSPQIAWDQGTQIHSVPDAIAEAMKRHMQVQSGNQQTVDQYETPGQKQEQMGETQPKTSQEEKADAAKIVQDGGNPECPDCGGMLVLQEGCNKCPECGYSKC; this is encoded by the coding sequence ATGGCTAACAAAGTCAAACAAAAGTCAGATTTCAAACTACCCGTAAAAAGAGTAACAGGCGACACAGTCGAAGAAAGACTGACAGAAAACGCCTACCAACGGATCCTGCCATCCAGATACCTCCTCAAAAACGAGGAAGGAGAAACGGTGGAGGAACCAGAGGAACTCTTCGAACGAGTAGCCAAGAATGTAGCGCAACCCGACAAAGAATACGATGATATAGACTTCGAGGAGAGCTGGCAAGAATTCTTCGATTTAATGTCCAACCTAGCATTCATGCCTAACTCTCCAACGCTGATGAACGCAGGAGCAGAACTACAACAGCTCTCAGCATGCTTCGTCGTCCACCCAGAAGACGACATGGACAGCATCTTCTCTACAGTTCACGACGCTGCAAAGATCTTCCAGTCCGGAGGAGGCATGGGATACCCATTCCACCTAATGCGTCCAAAAGGCGACAGAGTGAGCAGTACAGGAGGAGTAAGCTCTGGCCCACTAAGCTTCCAGCAGGTTTACGACACGATGTGTGGAACCATCAAGCAAGGAGGGAAGCGTAGAGGAGCACAGATGGGAATCATGAAAGTAGACCATCCTGACATCCTTCGCTTTGTGACAGCCAAGAGAGAAGAAGGAAACCTATCCAACTTCAACATCTCCGTCGGCTTGACGGAAGACTTCATGGACGCAGTCAAAAACGACGAAGAATACACACTAATCAACCCAAGAACCGACGAACCATTCGAAGTCGCAGAGATGACCGCACAGTTCTACAACTCGGACGAAGAATGGTACCCGGAAGCAGCAGGTTCAGACCAAGGTAAGGATGATAACTTCTGGAGAGACTTCGCTGCAACCTTCGGAGACGAAGTCCAGAAATACGACATCGACCTCGAACCCGGCGAAGAAATGACACTCCCAGCACGATTCATCTGGGAATGTCTCATCGACGGAGCATGGAGAAACGGAGAACCAGGACTATTCATGTACGACCAAACCAACGAAATGCACTCTTTCGACGTCGAAAAGCATCCAGAGCACCGGATCGAAGCAACCAACCCTTGTGGAGAACAGCCACTGGAGAACTACGAGGCATGCAACCTCGGACACATCAACCTGTCCGTCCTAGTAGACGACAAAGGCGATGGAAGAGCGTTAAGCTTCCCAGAATGGAAGGAAGAAAACTCCGGAAGATATAACTTCGACGACCAGGCAGATCTAGAGGCAGCAGTTCAGGAGTACATGCAGGAAGCACTGGACATGGAAAGATTCGAATACGTCGCCAAGACAGGTCTACGGTTCCTCGACAACGTTGTCACCATGTCAGACTTCCCACTGGAAGAGATCGAGGAAACAGTCAGCTCCTTAAGAAAGGTTGGACTCGGACTCATGGGATACGCACAGATGCTGATCCAGCTAGGAGTCCGCTACGGTTCAGACGAATCAGTAGCAATCGCCAAAGAAATCCAGCGGTTGATCACAAGATTCTCAATCGAAGAATCCAACAGACTCGCAGACGTCAGAGGAGAATTCTCAGAATGGGAGAAATCCAAGTGGGCAAACCCGACAGAACACGAGGAATGGTTCAAACAGTACACAGGAGGTCTTGATCCACAAGAGTTTGAGGACGGCCTCAAGATGAGAAACCACAACACGGTAACCATCGCACCAACCGGAACAACATCCATGATCGGAAACACCTCCGGAGGATGTGAACCGATCTTCAGCCTGGCCTACTTCAAGAACGTCGCAAAGGACATCCAAGGAGAAGACATGCTTGTCGAGTTCGACGACTACTTCATCAGGGCTTTAGAAGCCAACGATGTAGATGTAGAGGAAGTCAAGGCAGCTGCACAGGAGAAGATGGAGAACAACGAATGGGAAGGCGTAGAAAGTATTCCCGACGAAGTTCTTCCGGCACACGTTAAAGAAATCTTCGCCACAGCCAACCAGGTCAGCCCTGCCGAACACATCGATATTCAGGCAGCATTCCAGCACCACAACCACTCAGGCATCAGCAAGACATGCAACTTCCCAAACGAAGCTTCGAAAGACGACGTCAGAGAAGCCTACATGCGAGCCTACGACAAAGGAGTCAAAGGCATGACAGTCTACAGAGACGGAACAAGAGACACACAAGTCATGCAAACCAACAAAGAAAACACCTTGACAGACATGGACAAAGTCGACATGCTCTCCGAAGTCATCGACGAATTCGGAGGACCAGAAGACCTAGTACAATCCAACGAATTCGAAGAAGTAGTCAGCCAGACAGGAGTACAACTCCAAGACGAAGAAACAGAAAACCTGGACAAAGAAGTAACACAGGAAGGAGTAGAAGCCGACAGCCCAGACCAAGGCGGAGCCACAGAAATGGGCAAATCCAAAAACGTCAAGGAAAGACCAAAAGTCGCACAAGGAACCACACAGGAAATAGAGACAGCCTACGGCGACCTCTTCGTCACCATCAACAACTCAGAGAACAACGGACCATTCGAAGTATTCGCCAACCTAGGCAAAAGCGGAGGTTATACCCAGTCATTCACACAGGCACTAGGAAGAATGACCTCACTGGCACTACGGTCAGGTGCAGAAGGAGAAGATGTCATCAAACAACTAGACGACATCAGAAGCCCACAAATCGCATGGGACCAAGGAACACAGATCCACAGCGTACCCGACGCAATCGCAGAAGCAATGAAACGCCACATGCAAGTACAAAGCGGCAACCAACAAACCGTCGACCAGTACGAAACACCCGGCCAGAAACAGGAACAAATGGGCGAAACACAGCCAAAAACCAGTCAAGAAGAAAAAGCAGACGCAGCCAAAATCGTCCAAGACGGAGGCAACCCAGAATGCCCAGACTGCGGCGGCATGCTCGTCCTACAAGAAGGATGCAACAAGTGCCCCGAATGCGGGTATTCAAAATGTTAG
- the nrdR gene encoding transcriptional regulator NrdR, translating to MKCIYCSDGKTKVVDSRESEGKVRRRRECQSCGERFTTYETADDLDIQVIKGDGETEKFREEKIRDGLEKATNKTSLGAEEVEEIIEEVKKMVRGKNKVESEEIGNKIKEELSTRDEVAYIRFASVYESFEDAESFKEEVESLKSK from the coding sequence ATGAAATGCATCTACTGCAGCGACGGCAAAACAAAAGTAGTGGACTCAAGAGAATCAGAGGGAAAAGTCCGTAGAAGAAGAGAATGCCAGAGCTGCGGAGAAAGATTCACAACATATGAAACTGCCGACGACCTCGACATCCAAGTCATCAAAGGAGACGGAGAAACGGAAAAATTCAGAGAAGAAAAAATCCGCGATGGCCTGGAAAAAGCAACCAACAAGACCTCACTAGGCGCAGAAGAAGTCGAAGAAATCATCGAAGAAGTCAAGAAAATGGTCCGCGGCAAAAACAAAGTCGAATCAGAAGAAATAGGCAACAAAATAAAAGAAGAACTCTCAACACGAGACGAAGTAGCCTACATCAGATTCGCATCAGTATACGAATCGTTTGAAGATGCAGAATCATTTAAAGAAGAAGTAGAGTCTCTGAAGTCAAAATAA
- a CDS encoding PINc/VapC family ATPase: MTNKIVPDTSALIDGEVSKLVDEGELEDVEVVIPEFVVDELENQANKGMEVGYKGIEELEQFQELDNITVSFTGRKPTTEEIKMASNGRIDALIRDVAEEMDATLFTGDYVQYRLAEAKGVDVRFFETEDDLKFSLEDYFDDKTMSVHLKEGDVPRAKKGLPGEFELEQIGENVIEREEIEDLISETIENAEMSDEGLIEMEGNGATVVQIGKYRIAITRPPFSEKAEITAVRPVAKVGLEDYDLSDELMDRLDEKAEGILIAGAPGHGKSTFAQALAEHYEAKNKVVKTMEKPRDLDVGERITQYSELDGSMENTGDFLLLARPDYTIYDEVRKTRDFEVFSDLRLAGVGMIGVVHASKAVDAVQRLIGRVELGMIPEVCDTVIHIQNAGVEKVYKIELTVKVPEGMTEEDLARPVIQISRFENDKPEYEIYTYGEETVVVPIEESSVETGAQRLARDQIKHRLKKHVKNPEIEFISDDHIRLLIDEGNIPQIIGQGGERIDEIEDELGLSITVEPRGASNKENIDYDIDERGNSVVLELGEEYASQDVDIFDGEEYLFTATVGKTGEVSLTKSSEVAGRILRSASDHNLEVKV, from the coding sequence ATGACTAACAAAATTGTACCTGATACTTCCGCACTGATTGATGGAGAAGTTTCCAAACTTGTTGATGAAGGAGAGTTAGAAGATGTTGAAGTGGTTATTCCGGAGTTTGTTGTGGATGAGTTGGAGAATCAGGCGAATAAAGGAATGGAAGTAGGTTACAAAGGTATCGAAGAACTAGAACAGTTTCAGGAACTTGATAATATAACTGTTTCCTTTACTGGTAGGAAGCCAACTACTGAAGAGATTAAGATGGCTAGTAATGGCCGTATCGATGCTTTGATTCGTGATGTTGCTGAGGAAATGGATGCTACTTTGTTTACTGGCGACTATGTTCAGTATCGCTTGGCTGAGGCTAAAGGCGTTGATGTAAGATTCTTTGAAACTGAAGATGACTTGAAGTTTTCCTTGGAGGATTACTTTGATGATAAGACTATGAGTGTTCACTTGAAGGAAGGTGATGTTCCGAGGGCGAAGAAGGGTTTGCCGGGAGAGTTCGAACTAGAACAGATAGGTGAAAATGTAATTGAAAGAGAGGAGATTGAGGACTTGATTTCTGAGACTATTGAAAATGCTGAGATGAGTGATGAAGGACTTATCGAGATGGAAGGGAATGGGGCAACAGTAGTACAAATAGGTAAGTACAGGATTGCTATAACTCGTCCTCCTTTCTCTGAAAAGGCTGAGATCACGGCTGTACGACCTGTTGCCAAGGTTGGATTAGAGGATTATGATTTAAGCGATGAGTTGATGGATAGGCTGGATGAGAAAGCTGAAGGAATCCTGATCGCCGGTGCACCAGGGCATGGAAAGTCTACTTTTGCACAGGCATTGGCAGAGCACTATGAGGCTAAGAATAAGGTTGTTAAGACGATGGAGAAGCCGCGTGACCTGGATGTCGGCGAAAGAATCACACAGTACTCAGAACTTGATGGCTCGATGGAGAATACTGGTGACTTCCTATTGTTAGCTCGTCCTGACTATACTATCTATGATGAGGTACGGAAAACGCGGGACTTCGAAGTATTCTCCGACCTCCGCCTGGCAGGAGTAGGGATGATTGGTGTTGTCCACGCTTCGAAGGCAGTGGACGCTGTTCAAAGGCTGATCGGCAGGGTTGAGCTGGGAATGATTCCGGAGGTCTGCGACACAGTAATCCACATCCAGAACGCAGGAGTGGAAAAAGTATACAAGATTGAACTCACGGTCAAAGTACCGGAAGGAATGACGGAAGAAGACCTTGCAAGACCGGTCATCCAGATCTCACGATTCGAAAACGACAAACCGGAATATGAGATCTACACTTACGGCGAGGAAACGGTTGTTGTACCGATCGAAGAATCCAGTGTAGAAACCGGAGCTCAGAGACTAGCCCGTGACCAGATCAAGCACCGACTCAAAAAGCATGTGAAAAACCCGGAGATAGAGTTTATCTCAGATGATCACATCAGACTTCTCATTGATGAAGGAAACATTCCACAGATTATCGGTCAGGGCGGCGAGAGAATCGATGAGATAGAGGACGAATTAGGTCTCAGCATCACTGTAGAGCCTCGAGGAGCAAGTAACAAGGAGAATATTGACTACGATATCGATGAAAGAGGTAATTCTGTAGTATTAGAACTGGGTGAAGAATACGCCAGCCAGGATGTCGATATTTTTGATGGAGAGGAGTACCTGTTTACCGCAACAGTAGGGAAGACAGGAGAAGTTTCACTGACTAAGAGTTCAGAGGTAGCAGGCAGAATACTTCGATCTGCCTCTGATCACAATCTCGAGGTCAAAGTCTAG
- a CDS encoding nucleotidyltransferase domain-containing protein, with protein MFDSKNKRLIVKTIFRDPDRVFGVREMAEEVSVAPSTVSRIVSEIEEEGLVSVGENRGRMEIQASRNKYFRDVKRAYNIYSLTSSGLINSIEEKCIPVAIVLFGSYSRGEDKASSDIDIAVLEGKKFDRDLSEYEEELGREINIHNIKLDEAGENFVEALANGITMRGHLEL; from the coding sequence ATGTTTGATTCAAAAAATAAGCGTTTGATAGTTAAAACAATTTTTCGGGATCCTGATCGGGTGTTTGGAGTCCGTGAGATGGCGGAGGAGGTTAGTGTTGCACCATCCACAGTTTCGAGAATAGTTAGTGAAATTGAGGAAGAAGGGTTAGTATCGGTTGGAGAGAATAGGGGAAGAATGGAGATACAGGCATCTAGGAACAAATATTTCAGAGATGTAAAAAGAGCTTACAATATCTACAGTTTGACTAGTTCTGGGTTAATCAATTCAATCGAAGAGAAGTGTATACCTGTAGCAATAGTCTTATTCGGTAGTTATAGCCGTGGAGAGGATAAAGCCAGCAGTGATATAGATATAGCGGTTTTAGAAGGGAAAAAATTTGATAGGGATTTAAGCGAATATGAGGAAGAGCTTGGAAGAGAGATAAACATCCACAATATTAAACTTGATGAAGCAGGAGAAAACTTTGTGGAAGCTTTAGCCAATGGAATAACTATGAGAGGTCATCTTGAACTATGA
- a CDS encoding TIGR00341 family protein, with protein sequence MRQLQVTVPKKFSEEAKEILEDFSTDISTKEAEKDDYKAVEVTATAESDDIDEITAKLKDIGDIESGKLSIRVLEQESLIQKGQKTKGSFSALSQEEIYSKAQESGSFNITQWSLVAASSAIAALGIASNSIIAVIGAMMLAPMLSPFIAGSISLSVGDRTLMQDSMIAGFGSILLAFITALLISLPLEFTVTSALSTVLAPGFLAVPLSLIVGAAAALSFTTGFRDQIAGVAVAVALVPPIAAAGLTFGAGRYLLGFKALNLAIMNVLAVLVSGYACLKVFGLEPTTYYKKKSAETMRKAIPIGIILIMLLGIPLSFSFYDTGGDIGVQDSAEDFFGDNLVKVQRGNDEVTVMAYGNFSTSSFESRFEDRNVDVVILERK encoded by the coding sequence GTGAGGCAGCTACAGGTAACAGTTCCGAAAAAGTTTTCTGAAGAAGCAAAAGAGATACTTGAAGATTTCAGTACTGATATAAGCACCAAAGAAGCGGAAAAAGATGATTACAAAGCTGTTGAAGTAACTGCAACTGCTGAATCCGATGACATAGATGAGATAACTGCGAAATTGAAGGATATTGGTGATATTGAGTCGGGAAAGCTTTCTATCCGTGTCTTGGAGCAGGAGAGCCTGATTCAGAAAGGTCAGAAAACTAAAGGCTCTTTCTCAGCTCTATCACAGGAGGAAATATACAGCAAGGCACAGGAATCAGGCAGCTTCAACATCACTCAATGGAGTCTGGTTGCTGCTTCTTCAGCTATCGCAGCACTGGGCATAGCTTCCAACAGTATTATAGCTGTTATCGGAGCTATGATGCTTGCACCGATGCTCTCACCGTTCATAGCGGGTTCGATTTCTCTTTCTGTCGGTGACAGGACATTGATGCAGGATTCGATGATTGCAGGTTTTGGGAGTATTCTCCTGGCATTCATTACCGCTCTTTTGATTTCTCTACCTCTGGAGTTTACAGTTACCTCAGCTCTAAGTACTGTTCTTGCACCAGGCTTCCTGGCCGTTCCTCTATCTTTGATTGTTGGAGCTGCAGCAGCCCTCAGCTTTACAACCGGTTTCAGGGATCAGATTGCTGGTGTTGCAGTTGCTGTAGCACTGGTACCGCCTATCGCCGCTGCTGGACTGACTTTTGGTGCTGGAAGATATCTCCTCGGATTTAAGGCATTGAACCTGGCTATTATGAATGTTTTAGCGGTCCTGGTTTCAGGTTATGCTTGCCTGAAAGTGTTTGGTTTGGAGCCCACTACTTACTATAAGAAGAAGTCAGCTGAAACGATGAGAAAAGCTATTCCTATTGGTATAATCTTGATTATGCTTCTTGGTATTCCTCTCAGCTTCTCATTCTACGATACTGGGGGCGATATCGGTGTTCAGGACAGTGCTGAGGACTTCTTCGGTGATAACCTTGTTAAGGTTCAGAGAGGTAATGATGAAGTCACAGTGATGGCTTATGGGAACTTCAGTACATCCAGTTTTGAATCCCGGTTTGAGGATAGAAATGTGGATGTAGTGATACTGGAGAGAAAGTAA